One window from the genome of Streptomyces cadmiisoli encodes:
- a CDS encoding thioesterase II family protein, whose protein sequence is MSAMESRWFRRFESTERGEIALICFPHAGGAASAYLGLSRALAPDIDVLAVQYPGRQDRRLEPALTSLTHMARAVAEELVLVPQRPYAFFGHSMGAIVAYETARILSEFDLPTAHRLILSGRGAPSTSPKATDRIDGDAALIAEIRRLGGTTGRVLDDPELLEMVLPTLRADYGALGSYRWLPGPPLDIPLTVMVGASDPIVPVDEARGWLAHSTRPGDVVTFDGGHFYLDAQLPSVADAVRSVLGQPAAV, encoded by the coding sequence ATGTCCGCAATGGAGAGCCGTTGGTTCAGGCGGTTCGAGAGCACCGAGCGCGGTGAGATCGCCCTGATCTGCTTCCCCCACGCAGGCGGGGCGGCCAGCGCCTATCTGGGCCTGTCACGCGCCTTGGCGCCCGACATCGACGTCCTGGCCGTCCAGTACCCGGGACGCCAGGACCGCCGTCTGGAGCCTGCGCTGACGTCCTTGACCCATATGGCCCGCGCGGTCGCCGAGGAACTGGTCCTCGTCCCGCAGCGTCCGTACGCCTTCTTCGGTCACAGCATGGGTGCGATCGTCGCCTACGAGACGGCGCGCATCCTCTCGGAGTTCGACCTGCCCACCGCACATCGTCTGATCCTCTCGGGCCGTGGTGCCCCGAGTACCTCGCCGAAGGCCACCGACCGTATCGACGGCGACGCGGCTCTGATCGCCGAGATCCGCCGCCTGGGTGGCACGACCGGCCGTGTCCTGGACGACCCCGAACTGCTGGAGATGGTGCTGCCCACCCTCCGCGCGGACTACGGCGCCCTCGGTTCCTACCGCTGGCTGCCCGGGCCGCCGCTCGACATACCGTTGACCGTCATGGTCGGCGCCTCGGACCCGATCGTCCCGGTGGACGAGGCCCGGGGCTGGCTCGCCCATTCCACGAGGCCGGGCGACGTCGTCACCTTCGACGGTGGTCACTTCTACCTCGACGCCCAACTGCCGTCGGTGGCCGACGCGGTGCGGTCGGTCCTGGGTCAGCCCGCGGCAGTTTAG
- a CDS encoding WxL protein peptidoglycan domain-containing protein: MTRRAAPPVSTRHLLAAVLTALVTLLWTPATATAAPTAVTSARAAEKDQISWGAAPADTRVGKGRSRFTYNLPPGARVTDALAVVNRSERTIKLRVYASDAFTTPSGGIDLLAADKKPSDVGSWITMKSTTVTLKSQKSAVVPFTLTVPADATPGDHSGGVVTSLITETEGKTVRLDRRLGSRLHLRVSGPLEPALQVTDMHAEYRGTLNPAGSGSMQVTYTVANTGNVRLKARQLIRTSGLFGLVNQDARLADLPEILPGNSLTRSVTVTGIWPTARLNTDVVLQPVASDDQPPVQVGQATATRSVWAWPWGQLIVLAVVAVSASGYLLLRRRRNRRVARAISDAVAKALETKAEPTSAERPSGN; encoded by the coding sequence ATGACCAGGAGAGCGGCCCCACCGGTCTCGACACGCCATCTGCTCGCCGCCGTGCTGACGGCGCTCGTGACGCTGCTGTGGACACCGGCGACCGCCACCGCCGCACCCACCGCGGTGACCTCCGCGCGAGCGGCGGAGAAGGACCAGATCTCCTGGGGAGCCGCGCCCGCCGACACCCGGGTCGGCAAGGGCCGCAGCCGTTTCACCTACAACCTCCCCCCTGGTGCCCGCGTCACCGACGCCTTGGCCGTGGTCAACCGCAGCGAGCGCACGATCAAGCTCCGGGTCTACGCCAGCGACGCCTTCACCACCCCCAGCGGCGGCATCGACCTCCTGGCCGCCGACAAGAAGCCCAGCGACGTGGGCTCCTGGATCACCATGAAGTCGACCACCGTCACGCTGAAGAGCCAGAAGTCCGCGGTGGTGCCCTTCACCCTCACCGTCCCCGCGGACGCCACGCCGGGTGACCACTCGGGCGGTGTGGTCACCTCACTGATCACCGAGACCGAGGGCAAGACCGTCCGCTTGGACCGCAGACTGGGCTCCCGTCTCCATCTGCGCGTCAGCGGACCGCTCGAGCCCGCCCTCCAGGTCACCGACATGCACGCCGAATACCGCGGCACCCTCAACCCCGCCGGCAGCGGCAGCATGCAGGTCACCTACACCGTCGCCAACACCGGCAATGTCCGCCTCAAGGCCCGCCAGCTCATCAGGACCAGCGGCCTGTTCGGTCTGGTCAACCAGGACGCACGCCTCGCCGACCTGCCCGAGATCCTGCCCGGGAACTCGTTGACTCGCAGCGTCACCGTCACCGGAATCTGGCCCACCGCCCGCTTGAACACCGACGTGGTCCTGCAGCCGGTAGCCTCCGACGACCAACCCCCCGTCCAGGTCGGCCAGGCCACCGCGACCCGGTCGGTGTGGGCCTGGCCGTGGGGACAGCTGATCGTCCTCGCGGTGGTCGCCGTGAGCGCGTCCGGCTATTTGTTGCTGCGCAGGCGACGCAACCGGCGTGTCGCGCGGGCCATCTCCGACGCCGTCGCCAAGGCACTGGAAACGAAGGCCGAGCCGACGTCCGCGGAACGGCCCTCCGGTAACTGA
- a CDS encoding HtaA domain-containing protein, translating to MNTTVRAEGAVPAHSGCRVGPVRRVITSVAGVVVGALSVAGVVCVGAGSASAASVSVSGVSFAWGLSGEQGGGAFFGGCNFLSAGKAGNTGSSRLWTQADGFYSASSGNVRVEKPDAGGSFVEPSWASKCQDANGVAVSAGSTSSLTHNRVVFSEGTGSVDPAAGTASIEWSGSFTSVFYGGLTYWSASDPKLTVKADGTGTLTATASGYGADMNNPGKWVPLEETTVTLASLSGVEVGPQGFTVTPDYLGESVTVPAGTTGQAAKSGSNEAYWGAFPQSFVDFQQLTGQSSYWFTSGGARDRAKPATPLTVAYTIDSTDPVPSENEQTITATVPEQAGEFTWTIDASDRAVTLTDAVNKGAYLQSTGDLKPVKVTDTRAAAPAWSVSGQAGDFTGGLSGKYLGWTPAVLTDGAGAQAGAPVAPGIDTGDGLTASATAGHTKGTGTLGAALDLRVPSTTEPGTYTTTLTLTALS from the coding sequence ATGAACACGACCGTGAGAGCCGAGGGCGCCGTCCCCGCCCACTCCGGCTGCCGCGTCGGCCCGGTGCGGCGCGTCATCACCTCCGTTGCTGGTGTGGTGGTGGGTGCGTTGTCGGTGGCGGGTGTGGTGTGTGTGGGGGCGGGGTCGGCGTCGGCGGCTTCGGTGTCGGTGTCGGGTGTGTCGTTCGCGTGGGGGCTCAGTGGTGAGCAGGGGGGTGGTGCCTTCTTCGGTGGGTGCAACTTCCTGTCGGCGGGGAAGGCCGGGAACACGGGGTCGAGTCGTTTGTGGACGCAGGCGGACGGCTTCTATTCGGCGAGTTCGGGCAATGTGCGGGTGGAGAAGCCCGATGCGGGTGGTTCGTTCGTGGAGCCGTCGTGGGCGTCGAAGTGTCAGGATGCGAACGGTGTTGCGGTGTCGGCGGGTTCGACGAGTTCGCTGACGCACAACCGGGTGGTGTTCAGTGAGGGCACCGGTTCGGTGGATCCGGCTGCGGGTACGGCGTCGATCGAGTGGTCGGGGTCGTTCACGTCGGTGTTCTACGGTGGTCTGACGTATTGGTCGGCGTCGGATCCGAAGTTGACGGTGAAGGCTGATGGCACGGGGACGTTGACGGCGACGGCTTCGGGTTATGGCGCGGATATGAATAATCCGGGCAAGTGGGTTCCGCTTGAGGAGACCACGGTGACGTTGGCCAGTCTTTCGGGTGTGGAGGTGGGTCCGCAGGGGTTCACGGTCACGCCGGATTATCTCGGGGAGTCGGTGACGGTTCCGGCGGGGACGACGGGTCAGGCGGCGAAGTCGGGTTCGAACGAGGCGTACTGGGGTGCGTTCCCGCAGAGCTTCGTGGACTTCCAGCAGTTGACGGGTCAGTCGTCGTACTGGTTCACCTCGGGTGGTGCCCGTGACAGGGCCAAGCCCGCCACCCCCCTCACCGTCGCCTACACCATCGACAGCACGGACCCGGTGCCGTCGGAGAACGAGCAGACGATCACGGCGACGGTTCCGGAGCAGGCCGGTGAGTTCACCTGGACCATCGACGCCTCGGACCGTGCCGTCACACTGACCGACGCGGTCAACAAGGGCGCCTACCTCCAGTCCACCGGTGACCTCAAGCCCGTCAAGGTGACCGACACCCGGGCCGCAGCCCCCGCCTGGTCGGTCTCCGGACAGGCCGGCGACTTCACCGGCGGCCTGTCCGGCAAGTACCTCGGCTGGACCCCCGCCGTCCTCACCGACGGCGCCGGAGCCCAGGCCGGAGCACCGGTGGCACCCGGCATCGACACCGGAGACGGCCTGACCGCCTCCGCCACCGCCGGACACACCAAGGGCACCGGCACCCTCGGCGCCGCACTCGACCTGCGCGTACCCAGCACCACCGAACCCGGCACCTACACCACCACCCTCACCCTCACCGCACTCAGCTGA
- a CDS encoding heme ABC transporter ATP-binding protein, translating into MSRRTVLERITGRGRPLPVPPAPGTVALTARGLGLRMGGTWLVRDVDLDLTAGRFLAVVGPNGAGKSTLLSLLAGDQPPTSGSVRIGDLAAGEARPAEAARRRAVLPQRAVLSFPFTVADIVAMGRAPWADTGAEEEDEEAIAEALDATGMTAFAHRRYPTLSGGEQARASFARVLAQRTPVLLLDEPTAALDLRHQEQLMVTARACADSGHAVLAVLHDLQLAAAYADEIAVLSAGLLVARGEPEQVLTERLLEEVYQLPIEVFRHPATGAVMVGPRRLGKGTP; encoded by the coding sequence ATGAGCAGACGGACCGTCCTGGAACGGATCACCGGCCGCGGCCGGCCCCTGCCCGTACCACCCGCACCCGGCACCGTCGCCCTGACCGCACGCGGACTCGGTCTGCGGATGGGCGGCACCTGGCTCGTGCGGGACGTGGACCTCGACCTGACCGCCGGCCGGTTCCTGGCCGTGGTGGGGCCCAACGGCGCCGGAAAGTCGACCCTGTTGTCCCTGCTGGCCGGAGACCAGCCACCCACCAGCGGCAGCGTGCGGATCGGCGACCTGGCCGCCGGGGAAGCCCGGCCGGCCGAAGCGGCCCGGCGCCGCGCCGTCCTGCCGCAGCGGGCCGTGCTGTCCTTCCCCTTCACCGTGGCCGACATCGTCGCCATGGGCCGGGCGCCCTGGGCGGACACCGGCGCCGAGGAGGAGGACGAGGAGGCGATCGCCGAAGCCCTGGACGCGACCGGCATGACGGCGTTCGCGCACCGCCGGTACCCCACGCTGTCCGGAGGCGAACAGGCCCGGGCCTCCTTCGCCCGAGTCCTGGCCCAGCGGACGCCCGTCCTGCTGCTCGACGAGCCCACCGCCGCTCTCGACCTGCGCCACCAGGAGCAGTTGATGGTCACCGCCCGCGCCTGCGCCGACAGCGGGCACGCGGTCCTCGCCGTCCTGCACGACCTGCAACTGGCCGCTGCCTACGCCGACGAGATCGCGGTGCTGAGCGCAGGTCTGCTCGTGGCGCGCGGTGAGCCGGAGCAGGTGCTGACCGAGCGGCTGCTCGAAGAGGTCTATCAGCTTCCCATCGAGGTGTTCCGGCATCCCGCCACGGGCGCGGTGATGGTCGGACCGAGACGGCTTGGCAAAGGAACCCCATGA
- a CDS encoding FecCD family ABC transporter permease, which produces MTTTAPRTTDESGTTARKTPVDDRAAGSPGGRAAHVALFAGLGIALILICLGSAALGQYGIGFGDVAASILRRLTGPLGLGHPVDDPFAESALWQIRLPRVTMSLIVGAVLATAGALMQGVFGNPLAEPGVVGVSAGAALGAAVVIVTGLDVLGQFTVPTAAFLAGLTAVLLVYAFSRANGRTEVVTLVLTGVAINAVAGAGLAFCMFFGSQTARDQIVFWQLGSLNGSRWTYVFSIAPFALIGLVGACLLARRLDLLALGDRAARHLGVDVERLRVTSIVLIAVMAAAAVAFSGIIGFVGLVVPHLVRMVVGPGHRVLIPASMLGGAVLLAAADVVARTAIAYADLPIGMLTAAVGGPFFFWLLRNTRARAGGWI; this is translated from the coding sequence GTGACCACCACCGCACCTCGAACCACCGATGAGAGCGGCACCACCGCGCGAAAGACTCCCGTGGACGACCGCGCCGCAGGCTCACCCGGGGGCAGGGCGGCTCATGTCGCTCTGTTCGCCGGACTCGGCATCGCCCTGATCCTGATCTGCCTCGGCTCAGCCGCACTGGGCCAGTACGGCATCGGGTTCGGCGACGTGGCCGCCTCCATCCTGCGACGGCTCACCGGACCGCTCGGTCTGGGCCACCCCGTCGACGACCCCTTCGCGGAATCCGCGCTCTGGCAGATCCGCCTGCCCCGCGTCACCATGTCACTGATCGTCGGCGCCGTACTGGCGACAGCCGGCGCCCTGATGCAGGGCGTCTTCGGCAACCCGCTGGCCGAACCCGGAGTCGTGGGAGTGTCCGCCGGCGCGGCGCTCGGTGCCGCGGTCGTCATCGTCACGGGCCTCGACGTCCTCGGCCAGTTCACCGTGCCGACCGCGGCCTTCCTCGCCGGACTCACCGCGGTGCTCCTCGTGTACGCGTTCTCCCGCGCCAACGGACGTACCGAAGTCGTCACCCTCGTACTGACGGGCGTCGCGATCAACGCCGTCGCCGGCGCCGGACTGGCATTCTGCATGTTCTTCGGCTCCCAGACCGCCCGCGACCAGATCGTCTTCTGGCAGTTGGGCAGTCTCAACGGAAGCCGCTGGACGTATGTGTTCAGCATCGCGCCGTTCGCCCTCATCGGGCTCGTCGGCGCCTGCCTGCTGGCACGCCGGCTGGACCTGCTCGCACTGGGCGACCGGGCGGCCCGGCATCTCGGGGTCGACGTCGAACGGCTCCGTGTGACCTCGATCGTGCTGATCGCCGTCATGGCCGCGGCAGCCGTCGCCTTCAGCGGCATCATCGGCTTCGTCGGACTGGTCGTACCCCACCTGGTGCGGATGGTGGTCGGACCCGGCCACCGTGTCCTGATCCCGGCCAGCATGCTCGGCGGAGCCGTGCTGCTCGCCGCGGCCGATGTCGTCGCCAGGACCGCCATCGCCTACGCCGACCTCCCGATCGGCATGCTCACCGCCGCGGTGGGCGGCCCCTTCTTCTTCTGGCTGCTGCGCAACACCCGCGCCCGGGCGGGAGGATGGATATGA
- a CDS encoding heme/hemin ABC transporter substrate-binding protein — protein sequence MLLAIPLLLSGCRAMDDGASPRSVAEGQNVPWDQVRPLDDPRTYNGPSTATIDDADIDPVARKASPVLPATVTDTQGTKVTVRSAERILALDLYGSLAATVYGLGMGDRLVGRDQSTGFPAADKLPLVTSGGHQLNAEAILALRPTVLITDTTLGPWNAVLQLRDSGIPVVVVSAQRSLGTVGSLVDEVSAALGVRAEGKKLRSRLSSDIAAEKARIGEIVPADPARRPRVLFLYARGQAGVYYLFGKGTGADSLISALRAVDVASEAGIKGFTPLNAEAMAKAKPDIIFMMSEGLRSVGGVDGALGLPGVAQTPAGKHRRIVDMSDYQMLSFGPLTAHVLDALARAVYAPDSLAAGGKGAVS from the coding sequence GTGCTGTTGGCGATTCCGCTGCTGCTGAGCGGCTGCCGGGCAATGGACGACGGCGCCTCTCCCCGGTCGGTTGCCGAAGGCCAGAACGTTCCCTGGGACCAGGTGCGACCGCTGGACGACCCCCGCACCTACAACGGGCCGTCGACGGCGACGATCGACGACGCGGACATCGATCCGGTCGCCCGGAAGGCGAGTCCGGTGCTGCCGGCCACGGTGACCGACACGCAGGGCACCAAGGTCACCGTCCGCAGCGCCGAGAGAATCCTGGCACTCGACCTGTACGGCAGCCTCGCCGCCACCGTGTACGGCCTCGGTATGGGCGACCGGCTGGTCGGACGCGACCAGTCCACGGGATTCCCGGCCGCCGACAAGCTGCCGCTCGTCACCTCTGGCGGGCACCAGTTGAACGCCGAGGCGATCCTGGCCCTGCGCCCGACGGTGCTCATCACCGACACCACGCTCGGGCCGTGGAACGCTGTCCTCCAGCTCCGCGATTCCGGTATCCCGGTGGTGGTGGTGAGCGCCCAGCGTTCGCTGGGCACCGTAGGCAGCCTGGTCGACGAGGTGTCCGCCGCACTGGGGGTGCGGGCCGAAGGCAAGAAGCTGCGCTCCAGGCTGAGTTCGGACATCGCCGCCGAGAAGGCCCGGATCGGCGAGATCGTCCCCGCCGACCCCGCCCGCCGACCGCGCGTCCTGTTCCTCTACGCACGCGGACAAGCCGGCGTCTACTACCTCTTCGGCAAGGGGACGGGTGCGGACTCCCTCATCTCCGCGCTCCGCGCGGTCGACGTGGCGAGCGAAGCCGGCATCAAGGGCTTCACCCCGCTGAACGCCGAGGCCATGGCGAAGGCCAAGCCGGACATCATCTTCATGATGAGCGAAGGGCTCCGCTCCGTCGGAGGTGTCGACGGCGCACTCGGCCTGCCCGGTGTCGCCCAGACCCCGGCCGGAAAGCACCGGCGCATCGTGGACATGAGCGACTACCAGATGCTGTCCTTCGGCCCCTTGACCGCACACGTCCTGGACGCGCTGGCACGCGCCGTCTACGCGCCCGACTCGCTGGCGGCCGGCGGCAAGGGAGCAGTGTCGTGA